The Thermomonospora amylolytica sequence CCTCCCGGAGCCCGGCTGGGTCGACCGGCTGGCCGGGCACTTCGCCGACCCGCTGGTCGCGGCGGTCGCGCCCCGCATCGTCGCGCTCGCGCCCGACACCGGGCCGGGCCGCTACGCGCGCGCCAACGGCGGCCTGGACCTGGGCGACCGCCCGGCGCGGGTGGCCCCGGGCACGCGGGTGTCGTACGTGCCGACCGCGGCGCTGATGGCGCGTCGTTCCGCCCTGCTGGACGTGGCGCGCGGCGGCGAGGCGTTCGACCCGGCGATGCCGGTGGGGGAGGACGTCGACCTGGTCTGGCGGCTGCACGAGAACGGCTGGCGGATCCGGTACGACCCCGCCGTGCGGATCGGCCACCACGAGCCGCCGACCTGGGGCGGCCTGCTGTCCCGGCGGTTCCGCTACGGCACCTCGGCCGCCCCGCTGGCGGTACGTCACCCGGCCTCGGTGTCGCCGCTGGCCCTGCATCCCTGGCCCGCGCTGACCGTCGCCGCGCTGCTGGCCCGCCGTCCCCTCGCCGCCGCGGCGGCGTTCGGCATGGCGAACCTGACGATGTACCGCAGGCTCCGCAAGGCCGAGATCCCGACGCGGGGAGTGCCGCGCGCGATGGCCGAGGCGACGTACCGGACATGGCTCGGCACCGGCCGCTACGCCACCCAGTTCGCCGGCCCGGCGCTGCTCGCGCTGCTGGCGGCCGGAGGCCGCAACCGCTGGCCCCGCCGCCTCGCCACGGCGTCGCTGCTGCTCGGCCCGCCGCTGGCCACATGGTCCGAACGCCGCCCCGCCCTGGATCCCGTGCGGTTCACGCTCGGCGTCCTGGCCGACGACATGGCCTACGGCGCCGGGGTCTGGGCCGGCTGCCTCCGTCACCGCACCGCCGTACCGGTCCGCCCGATGATCGTCCGCAGGACGGTGTGACGCTTCAGGGCCGGGGCCAGGGGCGGCCGGTGAGACGCTCGATGTCCATATTGAAGCGCCGCAGGTAGGAGGCGAAGGCCGGCCTGCTCGCCGCCTTCTGGCGGCCCCGGCCCGAGCCCGCCGAGACCTTCTGATGGATCCGCTCACCACCCCGATCACGCACTTCTGACGGAACGCGCGTACGGTCATGCCGGAGTGCTCCGGTATGACCGTGGAGGAGCGGGAGTGAAGATCGTCACGAAGCTGGCGGACGGCCGTGAGCTGATCTACTACACGACCGGCGAGACCGGCGTGCGGGCGCCGTCCGACCGGCGTCCGCTGGGCCCGGCCGCCGCGCGCAGCGAGGTGCGCCGGGACATGGTGACCGGCGACCACGTGACCATCGCGGCACACCGTCAGGACCGGACCTACCAGCCGCCGCCGGGGGAGTGCCCGCTGTGCCCGTCGCGGGACGGGCGGCTGAGCGAGATCCCCGCCGACGACTACGAGGTGGTGGTCTTCGAGAACCGCTTCCCCTCACTGGCGGGGGAGACGGGGCGCTGTGAGGTGGTGTGCTTCACCCCCGACCACGACCTGTCGTTCGCCGACCTGTCCGCCGAGCGCGCCCGCCTGGTGCTGGACGCCTGGACCGACCGCACCGCCGAACTGTCGGCCCTGCCGCAGGTACGGCAGGTGTACTGCTTCGAGAACCGGGGCGCCGAGATCGGCGTGACGCTGCAGCACCCGCACGGGCAGATCTACGCCTTCCCCTTCGTCACCCCGCGCACCGCCAAGGTGATCGGGCGGGCGGCCCGCCACCGCGCGGAGACCGGCCGCAACCTCTTCGAGGACCTGCTGGCCGCCCAGCGGGCCGACCCCGTGCGGGTGGTGCTGGCCGCCGGGCACTGGACGGCCTTCGTCCCGTACGCCGCGCGCTGGCCGTACGAGGTGCACCTGTACCCCAACCGCCGGGTGCCCGACCTGACCGCGCTGAACGAGGCCGAACGCGCCGAGTTCCCCGGCCTCTACCTGGAACTGCTCCGCCGCTTCGACCGGCTGTTCGCCGAGCCCGGCCAGGACGCCCAGGCCTCGTCGACGCCGTACGTGGCGGCCTGGCACCAGGCGCCCCGGGGCGAGCGGGAACTGGCCCTGCACCTGGAGCTGTTCACCGTCCGGCGCGCCGCCGGCAAGCTGAAGTACCTGGCCGGAACCGAGTCCGGCATGGAGGCGTTCGTCAACGACGTCGCCCCCGAGACGGCGGCCCGGCGGCTCCGCGAGGTCGCCTCCTGACGGCGGCTACGGCTGCTCGCCGGACTCGGGGGGAGGGGCGGAGATGCCGCCGAGGCAGAAACGCCAGACCTCCTCGGCGGTGACCGGGGCGGCGTGGCCCTCGGCGGCGCCGCCGGCCTGGGCGACGAACGCGGCGAACATGACCGTCTGCATCACCAGGGCGGCCCGGCGGCGGGGCCTGCCCGCGGGGACGGCGCCGGCCTCGACGGCCTGCTCGACGAGCTCGGTGAAGACCGCCAGCAGCGGCAGGTTGGCGGTCGCGACCTCGGCCGGGTGCTTGACCAGGAGCTGCAGGGCGAAGTCACTGAACAGCGGCTGCTGGCCGTCGGGATTGGGCAGCGAGCTGCGGTACAGCATCTCGACGGCGACGCGCAGCCGCTCCAGCGGGTCGGGCTCGGCGGCGGCGGCCTGTCTGATCTTGGCCGCCGACTTGGACAGCGCGTCCTCGAACAGCGCCAGCAGCAGTTCGTGCTTGCCGTCGAAGTGCTGGTAGAAGCTGCGCAGCGACTGCTTGGACCGGTCGACGACCTCCTGGACGGTGAAGTCCGTGGTCCCCTTCTCCGCGATCAGCTCCTGGGCCGAGTCCAGGAAACGTTGCACGCGCTGTTCGGCGCGGAGCTTGGCGGCGCGGGTCGAACGCTCGACGGCGCGCTGGCGCCATGCGGGCTCTTCGGAGACTGAGGTCACGGCCAAAACGATACTCCACTGCATCGGGAAGACCGCGCAGTCCTGCACCGAACGTGACCCGGCGATTATGAGACGCGTAATCAGCGCTCGTGAGACTCTTACTTGCTGTTACTGAGCATGAAACTCTCAAACCATGCGTCACCTGGGCCGGCGGGCGTGGCGGCGTCCCGACGCGATCATCCGGGACGGCGAGAACATCGCGCCCGCCGAGATCGAGGACGTGCTCGCCCGCTACGAGGCGGTGCTGGAGTGCGCGGTCGCCGGGTGCCCGACCTGGAGTGGGGCCAGCGCATCGCGGCGTTCGTCGTGCCCCGGCCGGGCCTCCGGCGACGTCCCCGAGCTCTACCGCACCTTCTACCAGGAACTGGTCGGCCTGCTGGCCGGGGTCATCGCCGAGGGCCGGCACGAGGGCACCATCCGCCCGGGCGACCCGCACGCCCTGGCCCGGCTGTGCTCGGCCCTCATCGACAGCTTCACCCTGATGGACCCGGTCATCAGCACCGAGCCCGAGGGCATCGACGCCGAGGACTTCCTGCAGTTCGTCCGGGAGACCTTCACCACCGCCCGACGGCCGGGCTCACGGGGCCGGCGGCGGGGCCAGGAGGCGGTCGATGACGGTGTGCAGGACGGTGCGGAAGTACTTGAGGGTCTCGGGGTCGTCGGCGCGTGTCATGCCCTGGCGGGGGGCCAGGATGCCGGTGCCGAGGAACCCGTTGATGGTCCACAGGATCACGCCGAGGAGCGCGAAGGCGCCGATGTCCTCGGGGACGTCGTCGCGGATCCGGCGGGCGGCCAGCTTGAGCAGAGGACGCATGTAGCGGTCCTCGACGTCGGTGATGTCGGCGGCGTCGGACACCGAACGGTGCTCCCACAGGGCCAGGTAGTCGGGATGTGCGGCGTAGAAGTCCAGGTAGGAGTCCGCGATCTGGTGGACGGCGGCGCGGCCGGACCCGGCCTCCTCGGTGGCGGCCTGCACCATGGCGTACTTGGCTTCGAAGAGGCGTTCCATCACCTGCAGGTACAGCTCGCGCTTGCCGCCGGCCAGCTCGACGATCGTGGAGGGCGGGACGCCGACGGCGTCGGCGATCATCTCGAGGGTGGTCACGTCGTAGCCGAGCCCCGCGAACAGGCGCGCGGCGACCTCGATGACCTGCTCCCTCGTAAGACCGTCGTCCATGCGAATCACGCTATTGCGCGTGCAGTGGAATATGCACATACCCCCCGTAAGGAATGCGCCAAGTGCTCCGCACAGTCCGTCTCATGGGTATTTGCGGCGGGTCGGTCCCGGCCCATCCGGTCCTTAAGGGGACAGATGCCGCCGCTCGGCGGGGCCAAGGGCGCGGGCATGTCCCTGCTGTTCCTGCTGACCGGCGTCCTGGGGAACCGCCAGGTCGAGGAGGAGCAGGGCGCGGCGTGACGCCCGCACCGGTGCGGTGTCAGGCCGCCCGGCCGGACCGGCGCCGGTTCCGGACGGCGAGGAGGACGCCCGCCGTGGTGGCCCCGGACAGCCCGAGCATCAGGTCGCCGATGGTGTCGCGGTAGATCGTGACCGATTCGGGGGTGTCGAGGATGAAGACCCCGTACTCGAAGAACTCCCACACGATGGCGGTGATCGCCCCCGCGCCCGCGCACGACAGCGCCACCGCGGCGGGCGGGAACGAGCTCCACCGGCGCAGCGCCAGCCCCGCCGCGGCGGCCAGCAGGAACCAGTTGCCGTAGTGGCAGGCGTCGTCGAACCAGCCGATGGCGTCGTACAGGTCGGCGGCGTTGCCCGCCACGTCGATGACGAACGGGGCCGTCAGCAGGGCGTCGACGTCCCACGGGTACGCGCCGCGCCGTCCGCGCAGCGCCCAGACCGCCCACACCGTCATGACGGCCAGGGGATAGGCGACCGCCCGGGCGCCCATGGCCTTGTCGGCGAAGCGGTCCCAGTGCGGGAAGAGCAGCGCCAGCGCCAGCAGGGCGACCAGGGCCGCCTTGAGCGACAGGGCGAGGGGGCGCCAGCGGTCGGTGTTCATCGCGACAGGATGCCCGACGGAATGCGCGTCCGGCACCCCTTCAAGTGTTTTGCCCGGAACGCTCCAAGTCTTCCCAAACCTCGTCCGGGCGCGCCCGCCGGGGCTCCTCATCGGCGGTCCGCCGTGGACAGACTGGGCGAAAGAGGCGGCGCGCGGCCGGGGACGCCTGGGGGATGAGGCCATGACCGAGGTGCTGGTCAACACCACGACATTGGGGCTGCAGCATCAGCCCTCCGTCGCGCACCTGTCCGGTTCCCGCTTCTTCGTGGTGTGGTGCGACCGCAGCGCGGGCGCCGACATCAAGGGCAAGACGGTGGACGCGCACGGCGGGGACGGCGGCCAGGAGTTCCTCGTCAACGAGCGGACGCCGCCCGGGGCCAACACCGACCGGACCGCCCCGGTGATCATCCGCTCGGGCGCGGGCTTCGCCGTGGTGTGGATCGAGCGGGCGTTCACCCCGCCGGGGCCGCGCCCGCACGTGAAGATGCAGCGGTTCGACCGGGACGGGCGCAGGACGGGACCGGAGACGCAGGTCGGCACCGCCGACGCCGATCCCGGCCACCGGCCCGGCGGCACCGGCATGATCGACGGGGGATTCCTGGTCACCTGGGCGGACGCCGATCCCCGCCGGCGGATCCGGGTGCAGCGGTTCGGCTTGGACGGGGCCAGGGCCGGGCCGGAGTTCACCGCGAACACCACCGAGGGCTTCCACGAGTTCCCCATCGCGCAGCGCCTGCTGAACGGGGACTACGTGGTCATGTGGCGCGGCGACCCGGCGGCCGTCGGGGGCGGCGCGATCACGTTCCGGATCTTCGACCTGCGGGGGACGCCGGTGACCGGGGAGATCCGGCCGAACCTGTCGGGGTTCGGCGGCGGCAAGGCGATGACCGTGGTCGACAACGGCCGGATCGTCACCGCCCACATCCGGGTGATCGGGAAGAGCGACCTCGGCGTCACCCGCGGCGTCGTGGAGACCAACGTCTTCGAGCCCAGCGGCACCGACACCCGCAACGGCCTGACCGTCAGCACCGGCAGCGGCATCGCCTGCTGGTCGCCGGCGCTGGCCCCGCTGCCCGGTGGCCGCTACCTGGCCGCCTGGATCCAGAAGAGCGCGGAGACGTTCGCCACCACCCCGAGCGTCCGGGCCCGGATCTTCTCCGCCGGCCAGTTGCCCCTCGGGGCGGAGGTCCATGCCAACACGGTCCCCGCCGAGCACCGGTTCGACCTGACGGCGGCGGCCACGTTCGGCGAGCCCGGCGGCGACTTCGCCTTCCTGGCCTGGGACGACGACAGCGTCGTGGGCGGCGACACCTCCGACTTCGGGGTGCGCGGCCGGGGCCTGCGGATCATCGAGCCCGGTGAGCTGGTGTAGCGGCCGACCGGTGAGAAACGGACGATCCGGTTCGGGACGACTATCCTGGGAGCATGACCGCCCTGGCCCCCTCCAGCACCGCACCGGACCTGTCGTACCTGCTCGACCACACCAGCCATGTGCTGCGGACGCGGATGGCGGCCGCCCTCGCCGAGATCGGGCTGACCACCCGGATGCACTGCGTGCTGGTGCACGCCCTGCAGGAGGAGCGCACCCAGATCCAGCTCGCCGAGCTCGGCGACATGGACAAGACCACGATGGTGGTGACGGTCGACGCCCTGGAGAAGGCGGGGCTGGCCGAACGCCGCCCGTCCAGCACCGACCGCCGGGCGCGGATCATCGCGGTCACCCCCGAGGGCGCCGAGGTCGCGCAGCGCAGCCAGGAGATCGTCGACCGCGTGCACCGGGAAGCGCTGGACTCGCTGCCGGAGGAGGAGCGGACGGTGCTGTTGCGCGCGCTGCGCCGGCTGGCCGAGGGCCACCTGGCCGAGCCGGTCGAGACCCCGGGTTCGGTCCGCCGGGCCAGGGAGCGCACCCCGTAGCCGAGGCCCGCGCCGCCGGGGCGGTCCAGGTCATTCTTTGTATCCATGTGACTTGCGGGATCGTCGGGGAGAATAGAATATTTTATAAAATCCTGTCAGAGGGGGAGGGGCCGGTGATGGCGACCGACGTGCTGCGGGTCGAGGACCGGGAACGGGTGCGGACCCTGACGTTCCACCGGCCGGAGGCGGCCAACGCGTTCAACGAGACCCTCTACCTGGCGGTCGCGGACGCCCTGGAGCTGGCGGCGGACGACGACGGCGTGTCGGTCGTGCTGCTGACCGGATCCGGCCGGACGTTCACGGCGGGCACCGACCTCAAGGAGATGGCGGACCTGGCCCGCGCCCACGCGTCCGGCGAGACGGCCGGTGACGCCGGCAAGGGCTTCACGACCCTGATGGACGCCCTGGTCGAGTTCCCCAAGCCGCTGATGGCCGCCGTCAACGGCGCGGGGGTGGGCCTGGGCCTGACCATGCTCACCCACTGCGACCTGGTCCTGCTGGCCGAGGACGCCCGGCTGCTGGCCCCGTTCACCACCATGGGCGTCGCCCCTGAGGCGGCGAGCAGCTATCTGCTCCCGCAGCGGATAGGCCGGCAACGGGCCGCGCTGGCCCTGCTGACCGGCCGATGGATCACCGCGGACGAGGCGGTGACCGCCGGGCTGGCCCTGCGCACCTGCCCGCCCGACGCCCTCCTGGAGACCGC is a genomic window containing:
- a CDS encoding TetR/AcrR family transcriptional regulator, producing the protein MTSVSEEPAWRQRAVERSTRAAKLRAEQRVQRFLDSAQELIAEKGTTDFTVQEVVDRSKQSLRSFYQHFDGKHELLLALFEDALSKSAAKIRQAAAAEPDPLERLRVAVEMLYRSSLPNPDGQQPLFSDFALQLLVKHPAEVATANLPLLAVFTELVEQAVEAGAVPAGRPRRRAALVMQTVMFAAFVAQAGGAAEGHAAPVTAEEVWRFCLGGISAPPPESGEQP
- a CDS encoding MarR family winged helix-turn-helix transcriptional regulator → MTALAPSSTAPDLSYLLDHTSHVLRTRMAAALAEIGLTTRMHCVLVHALQEERTQIQLAELGDMDKTTMVVTVDALEKAGLAERRPSSTDRRARIIAVTPEGAEVAQRSQEIVDRVHREALDSLPEEERTVLLRALRRLAEGHLAEPVETPGSVRRARERTP
- a CDS encoding TetR/AcrR family transcriptional regulator; the encoded protein is MDDGLTREQVIEVAARLFAGLGYDVTTLEMIADAVGVPPSTIVELAGGKRELYLQVMERLFEAKYAMVQAATEEAGSGRAAVHQIADSYLDFYAAHPDYLALWEHRSVSDAADITDVEDRYMRPLLKLAARRIRDDVPEDIGAFALLGVILWTINGFLGTGILAPRQGMTRADDPETLKYFRTVLHTVIDRLLAPPPAP
- the mftF gene encoding mycofactocin biosynthesis glycosyltransferase MftF (Members of this protein family, MftF, are glycosyltransferases, members of PF00535 (glycosyl transferase family 2). The encoding gene is found as part of the mycofactocin cassette, in Mycobacterium tuberculosis, many other Actinobacteria, and occasional members of other lineages. Mycofactocin itself, a putative redox carrier, is a heavily modified derivative of the C-terminal Val-Tyr dipeptide of the mycofactocin precursor MftA (TIGR03969).), with protein sequence MIPPLPNGFRITLDAATRRLAEGLWFGGSPARVMRLSDAGLAAWRELADGPVSSPVTGALARRLTDAGLAHPCPPGIDAADVTVVIPVLDRPALLDRCLSALGDRHPVLVVDDGSADGAAIAEVARRHGAKLVRRPVNGGPAAARNTGLEHTAGELVAFIDSDCLPEPGWVDRLAGHFADPLVAAVAPRIVALAPDTGPGRYARANGGLDLGDRPARVAPGTRVSYVPTAALMARRSALLDVARGGEAFDPAMPVGEDVDLVWRLHENGWRIRYDPAVRIGHHEPPTWGGLLSRRFRYGTSAAPLAVRHPASVSPLALHPWPALTVAALLARRPLAAAAAFGMANLTMYRRLRKAEIPTRGVPRAMAEATYRTWLGTGRYATQFAGPALLALLAAGGRNRWPRRLATASLLLGPPLATWSERRPALDPVRFTLGVLADDMAYGAGVWAGCLRHRTAVPVRPMIVRRTV
- a CDS encoding enoyl-CoA hydratase/isomerase family protein produces the protein MATDVLRVEDRERVRTLTFHRPEAANAFNETLYLAVADALELAADDDGVSVVLLTGSGRTFTAGTDLKEMADLARAHASGETAGDAGKGFTTLMDALVEFPKPLMAAVNGAGVGLGLTMLTHCDLVLLAEDARLLAPFTTMGVAPEAASSYLLPQRIGRQRAALALLTGRWITADEAVTAGLALRTCPPDALLETAHELAREIAAKPLPSLLATKRLMRDAHRDAVRQAMEREAAAFAELLRNAAAADNVLARLD
- the galT gene encoding galactose-1-phosphate uridylyltransferase; this translates as MKIVTKLADGRELIYYTTGETGVRAPSDRRPLGPAAARSEVRRDMVTGDHVTIAAHRQDRTYQPPPGECPLCPSRDGRLSEIPADDYEVVVFENRFPSLAGETGRCEVVCFTPDHDLSFADLSAERARLVLDAWTDRTAELSALPQVRQVYCFENRGAEIGVTLQHPHGQIYAFPFVTPRTAKVIGRAARHRAETGRNLFEDLLAAQRADPVRVVLAAGHWTAFVPYAARWPYEVHLYPNRRVPDLTALNEAERAEFPGLYLELLRRFDRLFAEPGQDAQASSTPYVAAWHQAPRGERELALHLELFTVRRAAGKLKYLAGTESGMEAFVNDVAPETAARRLREVAS